A window of Myxococcales bacterium genomic DNA:
GCGTGCTCGCGTTCAAGTGCTTCCTCGCCGAGTCGGGGGTCGAAGAGTTCTCCCACGTGAACGAGGCCGAGCTCCGCGTGGGCATGCGCATCCTGGCGGAGGTCGGCGCGCCGCTCTTCGTGCACGCCGAGCTGCCGGGCCCGCTCGACGAGGCCGCGCGCGCTATCGCGGGCCTCGACCCGCGCGCGTACACCACGTTCCTCGCCTCGCGCCCGCGCACCGCGGAGGACGCCGCGGTCGAGCTCGTCGTGCGCGTGAGCCGCGAGACCCGCGCGCGGGCGCACATCGTGCACCTCTCTTCGTCCGACGCGCTCGCCCTCGTGCTTCGCGCCAAGGAGTCCGGCGTGCCCCTCACCGCCGAGACCTGCCCGCACTACCTCACGTTCGCCGCCGAGGACGTGCCCGACGGCGCGACGGCCTTCAAATGCTGCCCGCCGGTGCGCGAGCGCGAGAACGGCGACAAGCTGTGGGAGGCCCTGCGCTCGGGCGTGCTCGATCAGGTCGTGACCGATCACTCGCCGTCCACCGTCGACCTCAAGTGCTCGGGCTCGGGCGACTTCATGCGCGCGTGGGGCGGCATCTCGTCGCTCCAGCTCGGGCTCGCGGCGGTGTGGACCGAGGCGCGGGCGCGCGGGTTCTCGCTCGCGCAGGTGTCGCACCTGCTGTCCGCCGCGCCGGCCGCGCTCGTGGGCCTCACCGGTCGGAAGGGCGCCATCGCGGTCGGCTGCGACGCCGATCTGTGCTTCTTCGACCCCGAGGGCGCGTTCTCGGTGGCCGCCGCCGAGCTCGAGCACAAGAACAAGCTCACACCCTACGAGGGGCGCTCGCTCACCGGCCGCGTGGTACGCACGCTCCTGCGCGGCGAGACGATCTACGAAGAAGGCGCGCTGCTCGGGCGCCCCCACGGCGCCTGGCTCACGCGCACCCAGAGGTCCTGACATCATGAACGATTCAGAACAGTTACGCGACGCCGACGGCCTGGCCCGCGTGAACGCGCTCTCCACGATCGACGCGGAGGCCACCTTCCGCAGCTGCTGCGGCGCGACCGCCTTCGCCACCCAGATGGCCGCCGCGCGCCCGTTCGCGAGCCTCGAGGCCATGAAGGCGAAGGCCGCGGCTGCGTGGGGCGCGCTCGGCGAAGGCGACTGGGACGAGGCGTTCCGCGCGCACCCCGAGATCGGCGGCAAGAAGGCCGAGGGACCGCAGACCCAGCGCTCGGCCTCGTGGAGCAGCGGCGAGCAAGCGCAAGTGCCGGAGGCCGCCGAGGCGACGCGGCTCGCGCTCGCCGAGGTGAACGTCCGCTACCGCGAGCGGTTCGGTCGCATCTACATCGTGTGCGCCACGGGCAAGACCGCCGAAGAGCTGCTCGCCATCGCCCTCGCGCGCATGGCGAACACGCCGGAGGTCGAGCTGCGAGCTGCGGCCGAGGAGCAGCGCAAGATCACAGAGCTCCGCCTCGAGAAGCTCGTCCGCGGCCAATAGCCCACGCCACTCGCTCCACTCGACTCACGCCACGCCGCCCCGCGCGCGGCGAGAACAGGACTCTTCATGCGCTCCGTCTCGACCCACATCCTCGACACCTCGCTGGGCAAGCCCGCGGCGGGTGTGCCCGTCTCACTGGAAAAGAAGGCGAACGACGTGTTCTCCCGCGTGGGCGGGGGAATGACCGACACCGACGGACGCATTCGCGACCTCGTGCCCGAGGGGCAGCTTGAAGTCGGCATTTACCGCATCACGTTCGACACCACGGCCTACTACCACCTTCAAGGCCTGGAGTGCTTCTACCCCGAGGTGTCGGTGTCTTTCCAGATACGCGATCCGGAGGCGCACTACCACGTACCGCTCCTGGTGAGTCCGTACGCGTATTCCACGTACCGAGGGAGCTGAAGCGAGGCTCTCCCTCTCCCTCTCCCTCTCCCTCTCCCTCTCCCTCCCTCTCTTCCCCTCTCTTCCCCCTCCTCCCCTCTCTTCCCCTCCTCCCTCTCTTCCCCTCTCCCCCGCGCGCGAGCCCAGAGCGTGGCTGGGGCTTTCGGCCGCGGGTGGGAGGATCCGACTGTCCGAGGTCGTCGTTCCCGCGCGCTCCCAAGCGCCACGCCCTCACAGGCCGTCATCCGGCCCCACACACCGCGCGGAACGACGCCGAGTTTCGGAGGGGCCCGCCCGCGGACGAAAGCCCCACCCACGCGGTGGCCCCCGCGCGTTCCGCCCCCGTGCCCCCGCCCCGCGCCGCGCACCGCGCGCCCCACCCTATCCACGCGCACCGCGCACCGATGCCCCCGCTGGACCGAGAACCTGCACTCTACACGCGTCAGCGCTACAGCGCCGCGGCGCGCGCCGTGAGGAGCCCCTCGAGCTCCACGAGGGCCTTGGAGAAGCCGGCGATGCCCTCGGCGAGCTTGTCCTCGGCCATCTTGTCTTGGGCGTGCTGCTCGCGGAAGAGGGCCTCGGTCATGACGACCGCGGGGATGTCGAGGGTCTTGGCGTGCGCGGCGTCGAGCTTGCGCGGGAGCGAGCCCTCGGCCGCCTCGAGCTCGCCGAGCAGCTGAGGCGAGATCGTGAGCAGATCGCAGCCGGCCAGCTCGGTGATCTCGCCCATGTTGCGGAAGCTCGCGCCCATGACCTCGGTCGCGTGGCCGTGACGCTTGTAGTACTCATAGATGCGCGTGACGCTGAGCACGCCGGGGTCCTCCGCGGGCGGGTACGAGGCGCGCCCCGACGCCTTCTTGTGCCAGTCGAGGATGCGGCCGACGAACGGCGAGATCAGCGTCACCTTCGCCTCGGCGCAGGCGATCGCCTGGTGCATGCCGAAGAGCAGCGTGAGGTTGCAGTGGATGCCCTCGCGCTCGAGCACCTCGGCCGCGCGGATACCCTCCCACGTGGCGGCGATTTTGATGAGCACGCGCTCCTTGCCCACGCCCGCCTCGGCGTACTGGCCAATGAGGAAGCGGGCCTTCTCGACGGTCTTCTCGGTGTCGAACGAGAGCCTGGCGTCGACCTCGGTCGACACGCGGCCGGGGATGACGCCCAAGATCTTGAGGCCGAACACCACCGCCAAGCGGTCGATGGCGCGCGTGGCGATCGCCTCGGGCGAGCCGCCGCCGTGCGCCTTGCAGAAGGCGAGCGCGTCGTCGATGAGCGCCGCGTACTCGGGCATCTTGGCCGCGGCGGTGATGAGCGACGGGTTCGTCGTCGCGTCTCTCGGGCGAAACTTCTCGATGGAGTTGAAGTCGCCCGTGTCGGCGACCACCACGGTCATTTGCTTGAGCTGCTCGAGAAAATTCGCCATGCGCGACACGGTAACCTCCACGGGGCGCGACGGGAAGAGGCGCGAACTTGGCCCGTTCGCGCGAGGCGTGGTGCGGTCGGGCCATGCACGACGCGGCACCTCGAGCGTGGGTGGTTGAGCTCGCGAGGGTCACGAGGTTCGGGAGCTTTGGGCGCGCAGGCGCAGTGGCGCTCGCGCTCATCGTGGGCGCGACCCTCGTGACGACCGGTGGCGCGCGCGCTGACGTGACCACGGACGTGCCGGTACGCCTCGGCGAGATCTCCGCGAGCCCGAGCGACGCGCCGGTGCTCCGCGCGTCGTTCGAGTCGGCGCTGCGGGCGCAGACGTTCCCAGCGCCGAAGCCCGGAGTCCGAGGCGCGCGCGCGATCGTCTCGGTGGCCGTGCTCGACTGCGACGACCACAGGTGCGGCGTCTCGGCGGTGGTGCGGGACGCGACGCGGGGCGGCGTGCTCGCCGTGCTGCGCGGGAGCGCCCGGAGCCCGTCGCCCGCGGCCCGCGAGGCGCTCCTCAGGAGCGCTGCCGCCGGTGCCGCGCGGCAGGTCCCCGCGGCGCTCCCGCGGTAGCCGCGTCGTTACGCTCCTCGCGGGTCGCTGATCGACGTGTTCCCCACCGGCGCCGGGAGCGCGAGCCACGCCACGCCGAAACCGAGGGCCGCGCCCACGGCGTAGCAAGGGAAATCGGACCACACGAACGTCGTGCCGAGCACGAGCCGCCCGAGCCGAGTGGTGCGCGCGGCGTCGAGCGGCGCCACGTGCCAGGCTTGGCTCAGCTCGACGAGCGCCGAGAGCCCGAACGCGACCGCCGCGAGGCGCGCGCGAGGCGCACGCGGCGCCGCGAAGAGCAGCAGAAAGAACACGAGCGTCGCGTAGAGCGCGTCCCCCGCGTACTCCGCGACGAAGCGCGGGAGCGCCGCCCCGTAGCACCGGCTCCCGAGGCCGAGCGGCACCGTCACCAAGGCGGCCGCGGCGGCGAAGAGGCGCGCCCGCCGCGCAGGCGTCACCGCGTGCAGCGCTTCCCGTTCCAGCAGATGTCGGCGCCGGGGCACGTGCAGACCCGCGTCTCCTTGGAGTCGGCCGGGTCGCAGCCGCAGGCGCCCGGCTTGCACATGTCTGGAAACTCGGAGGCGGTCTTGCAGCACGACAGCTGAACGATGGCCCCGCCGACCGACTGGCATTGAGCGACCGGGTCGTTGGGATCGACGTACCCGTCGGGCAGGTTCCCGAGGCCGCCGTCGCGCCCGGGAGCGCCCGCGTCTGCGGTGGGCGTGGAGGAGCTGCACGCAGCGAACGAGGAGGCGGCGACGACCACCGGAATCAACGCGAAGACGAAACGCATCAAGGAAGCGTCGCACACCCCGGGCCAAATGTCCTCGCGCGGCCCAAGCGGCCCCGAAAAACGGGAGTGAAGGCGGCGCGAAACCCGGATACGCTGCTCACACCCATGAGTTTCCCCCGCCCCCTTTCTGGCCGCCTCTTCGTCCTTCCCCTCTTCCCGCTCGTCGCCGCTGGGCTCGGCGTGCCGGTGGTCGCGTGCGGCCCCGGCGGCGCCGGCGAGGCCGTGCGCCCGCAGGCCCCGTCCGCCGCGACCGCTATTCAAGCGGAGACCGCCGACGCGATCATCACCTGTCGACCCGGATCCTACGCCGAGCCGCTGGCGGTCGATCTCTCGGCCAACGCCCGCGCCGACTTCGAGGCCGCGATGGACAGCGGCGTCGCGGTGGTTCACTACGACTGCAAGTCCGTGCGCCTGCTGAAGGACTGCCGCATCGCCGGCGAGTACCGGTTCGCGGGCGTGAGCCGCAAGGAGGAGGTCATCCACCTCGACAACCGCGACGAGATCAAGGCGAACCTCCCGCTCGCCCCCGTCGCGAAGGGCAGCGCCGAGATGGAGCGCGCGTCGGCGCTCGACATCGCGTACGTCCTGGTCGGCAAGCGCTCGACGCCGGCGATCGTGAGCCGCCAATACCTCGAGGGGAGCCAGTGCGGGGAGGCCACGCACTACATCCGCGCCGCCACGGTCGGGGCGTTCGCCGTGCAGACCGCCACGAAGGGGCGCGTCGCCGCGGCCGCCGAGGTGTTCGGCTCGAGCACGAGCGGTTCCAGCCAGAGCGGCAAGAACAGCGCGAAGAAGGACGGCAACCCGAAGTCCTGCGAGGAGTCCAAGCCCGGCTCCGACGCCCCGCCCGGCGAGTGCCGCTCGGCGATCCGCTTCGAGCTCGTGCCGGTCGCCGACAAGCCGCCGGCTCCGAAGGCCGAGGCGAAGGTCGATCCGAAGGCGCCCGCGAAGCCCGCGGCCCCGTCGAAGGAAGAAGGAAAGGCGGTTGACGATCCGTGCCCCGAGGGGTTCAAGCTCATCGCCGGCAAGTGCTCCAACGCCGTCGCGAGCGCCGCGAACGCGGCCCCCGCCTCTCACCTGTGCGCGCCGAAGGACACCGCCGACTGCGAGACGCAGTGCACCGCCGGGAACTTCGGGAGCTGCCACAACCTCGCGAACCTCGCGTACCGCAACTACGGCAAAGACGTGCCCGACGCGCAGAACGTGAAGGACGAGGACCGCGCGCTCGATCTCTGGAAGAAGGCCTGCGACGGCGGCGTCTTCGCGGCCTGCAACAGCTACGCGGACAACCGGACCTCGCGCACCGGCAGCCAGCCGAAGGACCTCGCGGCCGCGCACGCCGCCTACACGAAGGCGTGCGACGGCGGCAACTCCGACGCCTGCTACACGCTCGGCGACAACACGCTCCGCGGGCGAGAGGGCGAGACGAAGGACCCGGCCGCCGGCTTCACGCTGCTCTCGCGCTCGTGCAAGCTCGGCGACAGCCTCGGCTGCCGGGAGATGGGCGAGTACCTCTTCGCCGGCAAGTACGGCGTACCGAAGAACCCCGCGCTCGCCGACAAGCTCCTCACCGCGTTCTGCAACCAGGGCGATCTCCGCGCGTGCGACGATCTCGGGCACCACCTGCTCGGGCTCTTCGACGACTCCGACAAGCCCGAGGCGCCCCTCGCCGACATCGCGAACGCCAAGATCCGCGGCCGCGGGCTCCTCGACAAGGTCTGCCGCGCCAACGTGGGGCACTCGGAGGGCAACTGCGCCACCCTCGGCCGTGTGCTCGTCGCCGACAACGACCCGAAGGGGCGCGCCCTCCTCGCCGAGCGCTGCCCCACGGCGAAGGGTGACACTTGCGTCTTCCTCGGGCGCTCGTACCTCGAGGGCAAGGGCGGGCCGGTCGACAAGGCGAAGGGCTACGAGGCCCTCCTCGCGTCGAAAGACGACGACGCCATGATGAAGGCGGCGCTGGCCATCCAGGCCGGCGACGGCGTGAAGAAGGACGCGGCTAGGGCCAAGACGATCCTCGAGAAGCTCTGCAAGGAAGAGGAGTACGCGAAGGCCTGCAAGGCCCTCGGCGGCGCGAAGCCCGGCGCGAAGCCTGGCCTGGCGCCCGCCCCGGCCAAGGGCCCCGCCAAGCCGGCTCCCGCGAAGCCCGCGCCCAAGAAGTGACCTCGTGGCCCGCGGAGGGCCCGGGCGCGCGCCCGGGCCTCCTGCGCGGTTGCCAGCGACGCCGTCGCGCCGTATGGGCTTCCCGTGACCGAGAGAGCGCGCGCCACCTGGGACGAGTACTTCATGAACATCGCGCGGGAGGTGTCCAGCCGGGCCACCTGCGACCGTAAGCACGTGGGGGCGGTGGTCGTTCGCGACCGGAGCATCCTCGCGACTGGCTACAACGGATCGATCCGCGGCCTCGCGCACTGCGACGAGGAGGGCCACCTGATGGAAGACGGCCACTGCGTCCGCACGGTGCATGCGGAGGCCAACGCGGTAGCGCAAGCCGCGCGCAACGGCTCTCGCATCGACGGCGCAACGCTCTACGTGACCGCCTCGCCGTGCTGGGCCTGCTTTCGCCTGGTCGCGAACGCCGGGATCACGAGGATCGTGTTCGGCGAGTTCTATCGCGATCCGAAGATCTTCGAGTTCTCCAAGGCGCTAGGCATCGATCTCGTGGACCTGTCCCCAAGCTCCCCTGGCCCAGACACGACGCCCACGGCGCTCGGAGAGGTGGGGGCATGAGTGCGCTGTCTGTCGCGGTGGTGCAGGGCGGCCCCTCGAGCGAGGCGTGCGTCAGCCGCGCCTCGGCGGAGGGCGTGGCGGCGGCGCTGGAGCGCGCAGGCCACCGCGTGGCGCGCGTCGAGCTCGACGCGGACGCACCGAGCGCGCTGCGCGACGGGCGGTTCGACGTCGCCTTCCCGCTCACCCACGGCGCCTTCGGAGAGGATGGGTGTCTCCAGGGAGTGTTCGAGCTCCTGGCGCTCCCCTACGTGGGCGCCAACGTGCTTGCGAGCGCGCTCGCGATGAGCAAGCCGATGGCCAAGCTTGCGTTCGCCGCCGCGGGGCTCCCGCTCGCGCGCGGCCTCGCGTCGGCCCGCGGAGAGGCCCCCCCTCGCGCCCTCGCCGAGCGCGCGCTCACGGAGATCGGCAGGCGCTTGGTCGTCAAGCCGGCCGCGAACGGCTCGGCCATTGGCGTCGCGCGGCTCGAGGAGGGGTCCACCGTGGCCGACGTCGCCGCCGCCATCGAGGCGGCCTTCGAGGTCGACGAGGCCGTGCTCGTGGAGCACTTCGCCAAGGGCCGAGAGGTGACGTGCGGCGTGCTCGATCTCCACGCCGACGTCGCGCGCGCGAGCGGCGTCCTCGCCCTCGCTGCTCGGCCGGGCGCGGCCATGGCGCTGCCGCCCACCGAGGTGCTCGCCCCCGCGGACGCCTTCTACACGTACGAGGCCCGGTATGCGCCGGGGCGCAGCCAGCACGCGTGCCCTGCCCCGCTCCCCCCGGCGGTCGCCGAGCGAGTGCAGCGGGTGGCGGTGGGCGCGCACCGCGCGCTCGGGGTGCGCGATCTCTCGCGGGTCGACTTCGTAGTCGGCGACACGCACGATCCCGACGCGGTCACGCTGCTCGAGGTGAACACCCTGCCGGGCTTCACGCCCACGAGCCTCTACCCGGAGGCCGCGGGCGTGCTCGGGCTCGCCCTCCCCACGCTCTGCGATCTGCTCGTCAGGAGCGCCCACGCGCGCGGCGCGCGGCCACGCAACATCGCGAAACCACTACCTAAATAGCATTGAGGTCGACCCGCGACGGAGGGGCGAGGCGGCGCCGCGCCCCCCGTGATCAGGCCGGGCGCCGGCTCACTTGAAGCCGCGGACAATCTTCACGAGGCCGTCGACCACTTCGGGCTTCGTGTCGGGCGGGAGCGGGGGCATCGACGCGCTCTTGCCGACCGCGGCGCCGCCCTCCTTGATGACCTTCTTGAGCTGCTCGTCGGTGACCGACGCCTGCCAGGCCTTGTCGCTGTAGGCGCGGGGCTTAGGGTTGAGCGCGGCGGCCGCCGGGCCGTCGCCCTTGCCCGTGGTGCCGTGGCATGGCGAGCAGGTCGTCTCGAAGAGCTTCTTGGCCTCCTCGTCGCCGGGGCCGGCCTTCACGGCCGAGGAGCCTTTGTCGGCGGGCGCCTCGGTCTTGCTGCAGCCGATCACAGCGAGCGAGGCACCGACGGAGAGGAGAGCGGTCGCGATGAGCAGGTTAGTCTTCATGGGTTCTCCGGAGCGTGGGGTGCGGTTCGGGTCAGACAAGGGCGGCTGCGCCGGCCTGGCGACTTGCGGCACCTTACATCGGTCGATGCGCGCACTCCAAGCGCACGCAGGCACCCTCGGTTGAATTTTGGACATCGAGGTCCTACAAGGCTCGCGACCCCGGCCCTTGGCGCGCCCGCCCACGCGCCCCAAGGTTCGGCGGTGCCCGCAACCCCACGCGGCGCGGACCGCGCAGGATTTTCGGCCCACGCAGAACGGCGCCCTCGAGCGAGCGAAATTGGGCTAGTCGTCCGTCGAGAACGGGGATGCGACACCCGCGCGGCCTGCTAAAGAAGCCCGCGCGCGGCTTCGCAGAACGCTCCGCGAGACCGCGCGCTTCGAGACCCCCCGAGTCGAGACCCCCCGAGGACTAGTCATGGCCAAGAATTCTTTCGGCGCAGAGGCCGCTCTTTCCGTCGGCGCCAAGTCGTTTACCGTCTACCGGCTCGCGGCCGTCGAGGGCGCGTTCCCGGCGGCGAAGACCCTCCCTTACTCGCTCAAGATCCTCCTCGAGAACCTGCTGCGCACCGAAGACGGCGTGAACGTCAAGAAGGCCGACATCGAGGCCCTCGCCGCCTGGGAGCCGAAGGCGACCCCCACGAAGGAGATCGCCTTCACGCCGGGCCGCGTGCTCCTGCAAGACTTCACGGGCGTGCCGGCCGTCGTCGACCTCGCGGCCATGCGCGACGCGATGAAGGCGCTCGGCGGCGATCCCAAGAAGATAAACCCCCTCCAGCCGGTCGAGCTCGTCATCGACCACTCCGTGCAGGTCGACCACTTCGGCAGCAA
This region includes:
- the allB gene encoding allantoinase AllB; amino-acid sequence: MTVTESRELYVVGDRVLCDGELRPRAIHIVGGQIRALTEPAAVPTGAPRLDAGSLVVLPGVVDTHVHINDPGRESWEGFETATRAAAKGGVTTLCDMPLNSVPSTISLEALHAKARALEGRAHVDVGLTGGVVPQNPGALKDLFAEGVLAFKCFLAESGVEEFSHVNEAELRVGMRILAEVGAPLFVHAELPGPLDEAARAIAGLDPRAYTTFLASRPRTAEDAAVELVVRVSRETRARAHIVHLSSSDALALVLRAKESGVPLTAETCPHYLTFAAEDVPDGATAFKCCPPVRERENGDKLWEALRSGVLDQVVTDHSPSTVDLKCSGSGDFMRAWGGISSLQLGLAAVWTEARARGFSLAQVSHLLSAAPAALVGLTGRKGAIAVGCDADLCFFDPEGAFSVAAAELEHKNKLTPYEGRSLTGRVVRTLLRGETIYEEGALLGRPHGAWLTRTQRS
- a CDS encoding D-alanine--D-alanine ligase, whose product is MSALSVAVVQGGPSSEACVSRASAEGVAAALERAGHRVARVELDADAPSALRDGRFDVAFPLTHGAFGEDGCLQGVFELLALPYVGANVLASALAMSKPMAKLAFAAAGLPLARGLASARGEAPPRALAERALTEIGRRLVVKPAANGSAIGVARLEEGSTVADVAAAIEAAFEVDEAVLVEHFAKGREVTCGVLDLHADVARASGVLALAARPGAAMALPPTEVLAPADAFYTYEARYAPGRSQHACPAPLPPAVAERVQRVAVGAHRALGVRDLSRVDFVVGDTHDPDAVTLLEVNTLPGFTPTSLYPEAAGVLGLALPTLCDLLVRSAHARGARPRNIAKPLPK
- the tal gene encoding transaldolase, whose product is MANFLEQLKQMTVVVADTGDFNSIEKFRPRDATTNPSLITAAAKMPEYAALIDDALAFCKAHGGGSPEAIATRAIDRLAVVFGLKILGVIPGRVSTEVDARLSFDTEKTVEKARFLIGQYAEAGVGKERVLIKIAATWEGIRAAEVLEREGIHCNLTLLFGMHQAIACAEAKVTLISPFVGRILDWHKKASGRASYPPAEDPGVLSVTRIYEYYKRHGHATEVMGASFRNMGEITELAGCDLLTISPQLLGELEAAEGSLPRKLDAAHAKTLDIPAVVMTEALFREQHAQDKMAEDKLAEGIAGFSKALVELEGLLTARAAAL
- a CDS encoding sel1 repeat family protein yields the protein MSFPRPLSGRLFVLPLFPLVAAGLGVPVVACGPGGAGEAVRPQAPSAATAIQAETADAIITCRPGSYAEPLAVDLSANARADFEAAMDSGVAVVHYDCKSVRLLKDCRIAGEYRFAGVSRKEEVIHLDNRDEIKANLPLAPVAKGSAEMERASALDIAYVLVGKRSTPAIVSRQYLEGSQCGEATHYIRAATVGAFAVQTATKGRVAAAAEVFGSSTSGSSQSGKNSAKKDGNPKSCEESKPGSDAPPGECRSAIRFELVPVADKPPAPKAEAKVDPKAPAKPAAPSKEEGKAVDDPCPEGFKLIAGKCSNAVASAANAAPASHLCAPKDTADCETQCTAGNFGSCHNLANLAYRNYGKDVPDAQNVKDEDRALDLWKKACDGGVFAACNSYADNRTSRTGSQPKDLAAAHAAYTKACDGGNSDACYTLGDNTLRGREGETKDPAAGFTLLSRSCKLGDSLGCREMGEYLFAGKYGVPKNPALADKLLTAFCNQGDLRACDDLGHHLLGLFDDSDKPEAPLADIANAKIRGRGLLDKVCRANVGHSEGNCATLGRVLVADNDPKGRALLAERCPTAKGDTCVFLGRSYLEGKGGPVDKAKGYEALLASKDDDAMMKAALAIQAGDGVKKDAARAKTILEKLCKEEEYAKACKALGGAKPGAKPGLAPAPAKGPAKPAPAKPAPKK
- a CDS encoding DUF2809 domain-containing protein, which gives rise to MTPARRARLFAAAAALVTVPLGLGSRCYGAALPRFVAEYAGDALYATLVFFLLLFAAPRAPRARLAAVAFGLSALVELSQAWHVAPLDAARTTRLGRLVLGTTFVWSDFPCYAVGAALGFGVAWLALPAPVGNTSISDPRGA
- the uraH gene encoding hydroxyisourate hydrolase, which encodes MRSVSTHILDTSLGKPAAGVPVSLEKKANDVFSRVGGGMTDTDGRIRDLVPEGQLEVGIYRITFDTTAYYHLQGLECFYPEVSVSFQIRDPEAHYHVPLLVSPYAYSTYRGS
- a CDS encoding c-type cytochrome, which translates into the protein MKTNLLIATALLSVGASLAVIGCSKTEAPADKGSSAVKAGPGDEEAKKLFETTCSPCHGTTGKGDGPAAAALNPKPRAYSDKAWQASVTDEQLKKVIKEGGAAVGKSASMPPLPPDTKPEVVDGLVKIVRGFK
- the uraD gene encoding 2-oxo-4-hydroxy-4-carboxy-5-ureidoimidazoline decarboxylase gives rise to the protein MNDSEQLRDADGLARVNALSTIDAEATFRSCCGATAFATQMAAARPFASLEAMKAKAAAAWGALGEGDWDEAFRAHPEIGGKKAEGPQTQRSASWSSGEQAQVPEAAEATRLALAEVNVRYRERFGRIYIVCATGKTAEELLAIALARMANTPEVELRAAAEEQRKITELRLEKLVRGQ
- a CDS encoding dCMP deaminase family protein, with product MNIAREVSSRATCDRKHVGAVVVRDRSILATGYNGSIRGLAHCDEEGHLMEDGHCVRTVHAEANAVAQAARNGSRIDGATLYVTASPCWACFRLVANAGITRIVFGEFYRDPKIFEFSKALGIDLVDLSPSSPGPDTTPTALGEVGA